A portion of the Mustela erminea isolate mMusErm1 chromosome 19, mMusErm1.Pri, whole genome shotgun sequence genome contains these proteins:
- the HCST gene encoding hematopoietic cell signal transducer — protein MAPSGVILLLLLLPGSCSGCGPLSLPVLAGLMAADALVSLFIIAVVFACACPRHRPTLEDDKVYINMPGRG, from the exons ATGGCCCCTTCAGGTGTCATCCTGCTCCTTCTTTTGCTCCCAG GTTCCTGTTCCGGATGTgggcccctctctctgccagtgCTGGCAGGCCTCATGGCCGCCGACGCGCTGGTGTCGCTGTTCATCATCGCAGTCGTGTTTGCGTGTGCTTGCCCGCGCCACCGGCCCACCCTAG aagatgaCAAAGTCTACATCAACATGCCTGGCAGGGGCTGA